In Anaerotignum faecicola, a genomic segment contains:
- a CDS encoding Asp23/Gls24 family envelope stress response protein encodes MAAKLENEYGVISIDREVIARIAGYAAIECYGIVGMAAKNVKDGLVQLLKLESLTKGIKMRIDANKVSIDLHIIVEYGTNISAIADNIISTVKYSVEEFTGVEVEDVNIFVDGVRVDN; translated from the coding sequence ATGGCAGCAAAGTTAGAAAACGAATATGGCGTTATCAGTATTGATCGCGAAGTGATTGCAAGGATTGCAGGCTATGCGGCGATTGAATGTTACGGCATTGTCGGCATGGCTGCAAAAAATGTGAAGGATGGCTTGGTGCAGCTTTTGAAGCTGGAAAGCCTGACAAAGGGAATCAAAATGCGCATTGATGCAAATAAGGTAAGTATTGATTTGCATATTATTGTGGAATATGGTACCAATATTTCCGCCATTGCAGATAATATCATCAGCACTGTGAAATATTCCGTGGAAGAATTTACAGGGGTTGAGGTTGAGGATGTAAATATTTTTGTTGACGGCGTAAGGGTCGACAACTGA